Proteins encoded by one window of Candidatus Saccharibacteria bacterium:
- a CDS encoding class I SAM-dependent methyltransferase has product MSKYNQYDHFAADKQQRLIKGQSLPHSYVEKPAMRKMLPDLLGQKVLMLGCGTGEESRLLEEKGAAELVGIDKSTVSIELAKKTYPGHTFRSGDINDLVFDNESFDFVYSSLAINYTGKPKNVYKEAYRVLKKGGKFQFSVPHPVRWASERIIIEGKPARILGFEEVKGESRVFGNYNDYLEYSHELTISDEDPIRFWVGSPSMHFRLLKETGFKIEDFVETKAIEETKTVDPNYYARFSKLPQFTLFLATKP; this is encoded by the coding sequence ATGAGCAAATACAATCAGTACGACCATTTTGCAGCAGACAAGCAACAAAGGCTAATTAAAGGCCAGAGCCTGCCTCATTCCTATGTAGAGAAGCCGGCTATGCGCAAAATGCTTCCTGACTTACTAGGGCAAAAAGTGCTGATGCTGGGTTGTGGCACAGGGGAAGAGTCGAGGCTTCTTGAAGAGAAAGGTGCAGCTGAATTAGTTGGCATAGATAAATCAACAGTGTCGATAGAACTGGCCAAAAAGACTTATCCCGGCCACACCTTTAGGTCAGGAGATATAAATGACCTTGTTTTTGATAATGAATCCTTCGACTTTGTTTATAGCAGTTTAGCAATTAATTACACGGGTAAACCAAAGAATGTTTATAAAGAAGCCTACAGAGTTCTCAAGAAAGGCGGTAAATTCCAATTCTCAGTACCACATCCTGTTAGGTGGGCTTCAGAACGCATAATAATTGAAGGAAAGCCAGCTCGGATACTCGGTTTCGAAGAAGTAAAGGGTGAGAGTAGAGTCTTTGGCAATTATAACGACTATCTAGAGTATTCACACGAGCTCACAATATCAGATGAAGACCCGATTCGTTTCTGGGTGGGTTCACCGAGCATGCATTTTCGGCTATTAAAAGAAACCGGGTTTAAGATAGAGGACTTTGTAGAAACAAAAGCTATAGAAGAGACAAAAACGGTAGACCCAAATTACTACGCAAGATTTAGTAAGTTACCACAGTTCACTTTGTTTCTAGCGACTAAGCCTTAG
- the trpS gene encoding tryptophan--tRNA ligase yields the protein MKVRNINKRVVSGITSSNIPTIGNYLGAMVRWAQEQDEDKLYFIANSHAITVRQKADHLRNCSLDSYVWLIAGGLDPDKCIIFIQSMVPAHTELAWILNNYTTMGELNRMTQYKDKTARFGEAGQLAGLFDYPVLMAADILLYDADEVPTGEDQKQHIELTRNIAERFNNLHGEVFKLPKPGIDEVGARIMNIADPSKKMSKSDPGPGTVYLKDTSEEVITKFKKAVTDSGSEVKYDKAKKPAVSNLLEIYHGFSGKPIEEIENKYRGKGYGDFKKDLGELVAGKLEELQAKFNKIRSNESELMRIIESGNVKASKIANKKLEQIKQTIGLL from the coding sequence ATGAAGGTTCGAAACATAAATAAGCGTGTGGTATCAGGCATTACGTCTAGTAACATTCCGACAATCGGCAACTATCTGGGTGCTATGGTGCGTTGGGCTCAAGAACAAGATGAGGATAAGCTTTACTTTATTGCGAATTCTCACGCTATAACAGTGCGCCAAAAGGCAGATCACTTACGAAATTGCAGCTTAGACAGCTATGTCTGGTTGATTGCTGGCGGACTTGACCCAGATAAATGCATCATTTTTATACAGTCGATGGTGCCAGCCCATACAGAATTGGCCTGGATATTAAATAACTACACGACTATGGGCGAGCTTAACCGCATGACTCAGTATAAGGATAAAACTGCTCGCTTTGGAGAGGCTGGGCAACTAGCCGGGCTTTTTGACTACCCGGTGCTAATGGCTGCCGATATATTGCTTTATGATGCCGATGAGGTCCCTACTGGCGAAGATCAAAAACAACACATTGAACTAACTAGAAATATTGCTGAGCGCTTTAATAATCTGCACGGTGAAGTTTTTAAGTTGCCCAAACCAGGTATCGATGAAGTTGGAGCGAGGATCATGAACATAGCCGACCCTTCTAAGAAAATGAGCAAGAGCGATCCGGGGCCGGGTACGGTCTACCTTAAAGATACTAGTGAAGAGGTGATCACTAAGTTTAAGAAGGCGGTGACTGATTCAGGTAGTGAAGTTAAGTACGACAAAGCAAAAAAGCCAGCCGTTTCCAATCTGCTGGAGATTTACCACGGCTTTTCTGGCAAACCGATCGAAGAAATTGAGAATAAGTATAGGGGTAAGGGCTACGGCGACTTCAAGAAAGACCTGGGGGAGTTAGTGGCCGGCAAATTAGAAGAGTTGCAGGCTAAATTTAACAAGATCCGCTCTAACGAAAGTGAATTAATGCGAATCATTGAGTCTGGTAATGTCAAAGCCTCTAAAATTGCCAACAAAAAACTCGAGCAAATAAAGCAAACTATTGGCTTGCTGTAA
- a CDS encoding DNA recombination protein RmuC: MNTSVVILLVVMVLGFVAVIVYLQRKLSNTTDDPTANLLKTDLQGLQQLLSQTQSQMGERIDRNNAAMQASLHKQMSESAKLITDVTERLTKLDDTNRQVVDVATELKTLQNVLQNPKQRGVLGEYYLDTVLKNVLPPDQYKLQYKFKDGEIVDAVILLDKKVLPIDSKFSLENYNRLIDEKDKVSRERLIKQFKTDLKGRIDETSKYVRPNEGTMDFAFMFIPSEAIYNDLLINKIGLADTSSRDLIEYAFRDKQVIIVSPTTFMAYLQTVMQGLRSLQIEEQAKEIQKRVGQLGVHIKNYDQFMQKLGNSLGVTVNHYNNAHKELKKIDKDVVKIAGADAGIEPLLVDKPSIDE; the protein is encoded by the coding sequence ATGAATACATCGGTGGTGATACTTTTGGTGGTTATGGTGCTGGGCTTCGTGGCAGTAATAGTTTATTTGCAGCGAAAACTGTCTAATACCACCGACGACCCGACTGCTAATTTGTTAAAAACCGATCTTCAGGGGTTGCAGCAACTACTTAGTCAAACTCAGTCCCAGATGGGCGAGCGCATTGATCGTAATAACGCCGCCATGCAAGCCAGCCTGCATAAGCAAATGAGCGAGTCGGCTAAGCTTATCACCGATGTTACCGAGCGCCTAACCAAGCTCGACGACACTAACCGCCAGGTGGTAGATGTCGCGACCGAGCTCAAAACTCTGCAAAATGTGCTCCAAAATCCCAAGCAGCGCGGAGTTTTGGGCGAATACTATCTAGACACCGTTCTCAAAAACGTATTGCCGCCAGATCAGTACAAGCTGCAGTACAAGTTTAAAGACGGCGAAATTGTTGATGCGGTAATTTTGCTAGATAAAAAGGTACTGCCAATCGATTCTAAGTTCAGCTTGGAAAACTATAACCGCCTGATAGACGAGAAAGATAAAGTTAGTCGCGAGCGACTGATTAAACAGTTTAAAACTGACCTTAAGGGCCGCATAGACGAAACTAGCAAATATGTTCGTCCCAACGAGGGCACCATGGACTTTGCCTTTATGTTTATTCCTTCGGAGGCTATCTACAACGATCTACTGATTAACAAAATTGGCTTAGCCGATACCAGCTCACGCGACCTAATCGAGTACGCCTTTCGTGATAAACAGGTGATTATTGTAAGCCCTACAACATTCATGGCCTACCTGCAGACTGTAATGCAGGGCTTACGCTCACTACAGATAGAAGAACAGGCCAAAGAAATCCAAAAAAGAGTAGGTCAGCTGGGTGTACACATTAAAAATTACGATCAGTTTATGCAAAAACTGGGTAATTCTCTGGGCGTGACTGTGAATCACTACAACAACGCCCACAAAGAGCTCAAAAAGATCGATAAAGATGTGGTTAAGATTGCTGGTGCCGATGCTGGTATTGAGCCGCTACTGGTTGATAAGCCCTCAATAGATGAGTAA
- a CDS encoding ATP-dependent helicase: MRNLGGLNEAQKAAVEHGTGPALVAAGAGTGKTAVLTFRIANLILKQKIPQSQILALTFTDKAATEMQERVDRLLPHGYVESDISTFHALGDKILRAHSLELGITSDFVVMSNFSQGIFLSEVIENLAGKLKNYRPLGNPKRFVSAAARFISRLKDEAITAEQFAEFVSDQIKTEDDLAERRRLKELSLIYKTYQAESRRRGLIDYGDQVLLVLELFKSRASVLKTYQQKFRFILVDEFQDTNFAQFELVKLLSAAHRNLMVVGDDDQSIYRFRGAAITNILSFVEHYPDAKRIVLTNNYRSGQKILDAAYRLIQHNNPYRLEKQQKVSKKLLGSRQGQLPRAKIFDTQVEEAEYVAAELKKLHKNGYRYKDMAILIRKNSQSCNLAHCLNRHLIPYVLSESTNLLEQPEVKVLLHFINSLNDPGNSQALYGLLTSEVYNIALSQLVAASAQAARTRLPLEQYLTENKPAAKQINSIIETINYYRGLAHQMSGGELLYDFLQHSGYLVRLTKQALTDNSAVRQIQNITQLFELIRDFETVSYDPNIVSLWSHLAELQQSTDDIVVQASPLDLDAVRILTVHRAKGLEFRVVLIVDAVEATFPAVNRAELIRMPKGLFDSQDGAIDWHIMDERRLFYVAMTRAKEYLRLSAAYNHGGKRLKRPSRFITEALGEVVVTKKRPVILKSTADSLINYSRLPESKFDPLARFYSDGWLQLSTNQVADYLRSPKEFWYFHVLSLPKGPFHALVYGTAIHAAIERYFRAKLAHQNIGLKDLYETFEASWLQEGFVSLQHQIDRFNQGKNTLKHFYANQQRQKSCPAMVEQPFLLRLPEIKVAVSGRYDAVYKNNDKIDIYDFKTSDVGSKKDAEKRLRESIQMAIYALAWEKNHRQVVNTIGLQFVERQIIAKLPPPAAETTISKLTMVCNGIKNREFSKVGQSQINFEKLV; encoded by the coding sequence ATGAGGAATTTAGGGGGGCTCAATGAGGCGCAAAAAGCCGCGGTCGAGCATGGCACGGGTCCAGCGCTGGTGGCGGCTGGTGCCGGCACCGGCAAAACGGCGGTCTTAACATTTCGGATTGCTAACCTGATACTCAAGCAAAAAATACCACAATCGCAGATCTTGGCTCTGACTTTTACAGACAAGGCAGCAACTGAAATGCAGGAGCGAGTAGACAGGCTTTTGCCGCACGGCTATGTGGAGTCCGACATATCGACTTTTCACGCTCTGGGCGACAAGATACTACGGGCGCACAGCTTAGAACTCGGCATAACTAGTGATTTTGTGGTTATGTCGAACTTTTCCCAGGGGATCTTCTTAAGTGAGGTGATTGAGAACTTAGCTGGCAAGCTAAAGAATTATCGCCCGCTAGGTAATCCCAAGCGCTTTGTCAGTGCAGCTGCCAGATTTATATCGAGGCTCAAAGACGAAGCGATTACGGCTGAGCAATTTGCTGAGTTTGTATCGGATCAGATTAAGACAGAAGACGATCTGGCGGAGCGGCGACGGTTGAAAGAGCTTAGCCTAATCTATAAGACCTACCAGGCAGAATCTAGGCGAAGAGGTTTAATTGACTATGGCGACCAGGTGTTGCTAGTTTTGGAGCTTTTTAAATCTAGAGCCAGCGTTTTAAAGACTTATCAACAAAAGTTTCGGTTTATTTTAGTCGATGAGTTTCAAGACACTAATTTTGCCCAATTTGAGTTGGTTAAATTATTATCAGCAGCGCATAGAAACCTGATGGTGGTGGGAGACGACGATCAGTCGATCTATAGGTTTCGTGGGGCTGCTATCACCAACATCTTGTCTTTTGTTGAGCACTACCCCGATGCTAAGCGGATTGTATTAACCAACAATTACCGCTCGGGCCAAAAAATTCTAGACGCAGCTTATAGGCTAATTCAGCACAACAATCCATACCGGCTAGAAAAGCAGCAAAAAGTTAGTAAAAAGCTACTAGGCAGTCGCCAAGGTCAACTGCCTAGGGCTAAGATATTCGATACTCAGGTAGAAGAAGCCGAATATGTTGCCGCTGAATTAAAAAAACTCCATAAAAACGGCTACCGCTACAAAGATATGGCGATCTTAATACGTAAAAATAGCCAGTCGTGCAACTTAGCACACTGTTTAAATCGTCACTTAATTCCTTATGTCTTATCTGAAAGCACAAATCTATTGGAGCAGCCAGAGGTAAAGGTGCTATTACATTTTATAAATAGCCTCAATGACCCCGGCAATTCGCAGGCACTATATGGACTACTGACTAGTGAAGTCTATAACATAGCTTTGAGCCAGCTGGTTGCTGCTAGCGCTCAAGCCGCCAGGACGAGGCTGCCATTAGAACAGTACCTTACTGAGAACAAGCCAGCCGCCAAGCAGATTAACTCAATAATAGAAACCATAAATTACTATCGAGGCTTAGCACACCAGATGAGCGGCGGTGAACTCTTGTATGATTTTTTACAACACTCTGGCTATTTGGTGAGACTAACTAAGCAAGCTCTAACCGATAACTCAGCTGTTAGGCAAATTCAAAACATAACCCAACTGTTTGAGCTAATAAGAGATTTTGAAACAGTTAGTTATGACCCAAACATTGTTTCTTTGTGGAGCCATCTGGCTGAGCTGCAACAAAGCACCGATGACATTGTGGTGCAAGCCTCGCCACTCGATCTAGATGCCGTTCGTATACTTACGGTTCACCGGGCCAAAGGCTTAGAATTTAGAGTCGTATTAATAGTTGATGCGGTAGAGGCGACTTTTCCGGCTGTTAATCGAGCTGAGTTGATACGCATGCCAAAAGGGTTATTCGATTCGCAAGACGGCGCAATTGATTGGCACATTATGGACGAGCGGCGCCTATTTTATGTGGCTATGACCCGCGCCAAAGAGTATTTAAGACTGTCGGCGGCTTATAATCATGGCGGAAAAAGGCTAAAGCGCCCCTCGCGATTCATCACGGAGGCTCTAGGCGAGGTTGTGGTCACCAAAAAGCGCCCCGTGATATTAAAATCAACAGCCGATAGCCTGATAAATTACTCCAGATTGCCAGAGTCTAAATTTGATCCCTTAGCTAGGTTTTACTCTGACGGATGGCTGCAGCTTAGTACCAACCAGGTTGCCGATTATCTACGTTCGCCCAAGGAATTCTGGTATTTTCATGTTTTAAGCTTACCCAAGGGGCCATTTCATGCCCTGGTTTATGGGACAGCAATTCATGCTGCTATAGAGCGCTATTTTAGAGCCAAACTTGCTCACCAAAACATCGGCTTAAAAGACCTTTATGAAACTTTTGAGGCTAGTTGGTTGCAGGAGGGGTTTGTATCGCTCCAACACCAAATAGATCGTTTTAACCAGGGTAAAAATACCTTAAAACACTTTTACGCCAATCAGCAGCGACAAAAGAGCTGCCCAGCAATGGTAGAGCAGCCATTTTTACTTAGACTGCCTGAAATAAAGGTGGCAGTCTCTGGCCGTTATGACGCTGTCTATAAAAACAATGATAAAATAGATATATATGACTTTAAAACCAGCGATGTAGGATCCAAAAAGGATGCTGAAAAACGCTTAAGAGAAAGTATTCAAATGGCTATTTATGCCTTAGCCTGGGAAAAAAACCATCGGCAAGTAGTGAACACAATAGGTCTCCAATTTGTAGAGCGACAAATTATAGCTAAGCTACCACCACCTGCGGCAGAAACAACAATCAGCAAGCTAACAATGGTTTGTAATGGTATAAAAAATCGAGAATTTAGCAAAGTTGGACAGAGTCAAATTAACTTTGAAAAGTTAGTATGA
- a CDS encoding prephenate dehydratase, translating to MTTKRHIVSIQGETGSFHHIAARHFFGGQLEILARDSFAGVFSDLQQAKADFAVVAVENSLAGSINEVYDLLREDGQKIIGEVYMRISLNLIGQPDAKISDVRQIYSHPVALMEAEQYLANLSGVDVHERHDTAGSVAYIAKSKDKSLAAISSKESAKLYGMKVLAADIETDKQNHTRFVLLVPRGCKNPDGANKSSIIITTNHQPGALYNALGVFAKRNINLSKLESRPIIGKGWHYYFYLDFDAGLDEHRSKQALSELKDYTGEINILGTYIKGKVIDQA from the coding sequence ATGACCACAAAGCGGCACATTGTTTCTATTCAGGGCGAGACCGGCTCGTTTCACCACATAGCGGCTAGGCACTTCTTTGGTGGGCAACTAGAAATATTGGCACGGGACAGCTTTGCTGGGGTATTTTCGGATTTGCAGCAAGCAAAAGCAGATTTTGCCGTGGTAGCGGTTGAAAATTCGCTAGCTGGCAGCATTAACGAAGTTTATGACTTGTTGCGCGAGGACGGCCAGAAGATTATTGGTGAGGTCTATATGCGCATCTCACTTAATCTCATCGGCCAGCCCGATGCAAAGATTAGTGATGTTAGGCAGATTTACTCCCACCCTGTGGCTCTAATGGAGGCCGAACAATATCTAGCTAATTTAAGCGGTGTAGATGTGCACGAGCGCCACGATACGGCCGGCAGCGTGGCCTACATAGCCAAGTCCAAAGACAAGAGTCTGGCCGCAATTAGCAGTAAAGAGTCGGCTAAGCTGTACGGCATGAAGGTTTTGGCGGCCGATATTGAAACCGACAAGCAGAATCACACGCGCTTTGTGCTGCTTGTTCCCCGAGGCTGCAAGAACCCCGACGGAGCCAACAAAAGCTCGATTATTATTACCACCAATCATCAGCCAGGCGCGCTATACAATGCGCTTGGGGTGTTTGCCAAGCGCAACATTAACCTAAGCAAGCTAGAATCCAGGCCAATTATTGGTAAGGGTTGGCACTACTACTTTTATCTGGACTTCGATGCTGGCCTAGATGAGCACAGAAGCAAACAGGCTCTGAGCGAGCTCAAAGACTATACTGGCGAGATTAATATTCTTGGTACCTACATTAAGGGTAAAGTTATCGACCAAGCGTAA
- the pheS gene encoding phenylalanine--tRNA ligase subunit alpha gives MKGNLLGQLESAKLELTRVKDRHGLLQLKSRYLGAKSQVAMGLSQLKGLEAGERAKAGQALNQVKKQLEKLFAAAEQELVTAQDFEPVDITEPGKREYPGYGHAHPTTSVIAESFRIFTELGFAIVDSPEVDTDWYNFEALNMPPEHPAREMQDTFYSTYQDKNGAKWLPRTHTSNMQVRFMEHNKPPFKIIVPGKVFRNENEDATHSWAFIQIEGVVVGEGVSMADLKGTLLRIVRGILGSEAEIRFRPSFFPYTEPSVELDCKYQGKWLELGGAGMIHPQVLRNGGIDPEKYTGFAFGWGYERLAVIKYGLNDLRSLWRPNFRYLEQF, from the coding sequence GTGAAAGGTAACCTGTTAGGACAATTAGAAAGTGCCAAATTGGAGCTTACGAGGGTTAAAGACAGGCACGGGCTTTTGCAACTCAAATCTCGCTATTTGGGCGCCAAGAGCCAGGTGGCGATGGGGTTGTCGCAGCTTAAAGGTTTGGAAGCAGGCGAGCGGGCCAAGGCTGGCCAAGCTCTAAACCAGGTAAAAAAGCAACTCGAGAAGTTGTTCGCCGCTGCCGAGCAAGAGCTTGTTACAGCTCAAGACTTTGAGCCCGTAGATATAACCGAGCCAGGTAAGAGGGAATACCCTGGTTATGGCCACGCTCACCCCACAACCTCGGTAATTGCCGAGAGCTTTCGTATATTTACAGAGCTGGGCTTTGCAATCGTTGATAGCCCAGAGGTTGATACCGATTGGTACAACTTTGAGGCTTTAAACATGCCACCCGAGCACCCGGCGCGCGAAATGCAAGACACTTTTTATAGCACTTATCAGGATAAAAACGGTGCTAAGTGGCTGCCGCGCACCCATACCAGCAATATGCAGGTGAGGTTTATGGAGCATAATAAACCACCGTTTAAGATTATTGTTCCTGGTAAGGTGTTCCGAAACGAAAACGAAGATGCTACTCACTCCTGGGCTTTTATTCAGATCGAGGGAGTGGTGGTGGGCGAGGGCGTGTCGATGGCCGATCTGAAAGGCACATTACTTAGAATAGTGAGGGGTATATTGGGTTCAGAGGCCGAAATTCGGTTTCGACCAAGCTTTTTTCCGTATACCGAGCCCTCGGTCGAGCTGGATTGCAAATATCAGGGTAAATGGCTAGAGCTAGGCGGGGCCGGCATGATCCACCCCCAGGTGTTACGCAACGGCGGGATAGACCCCGAAAAGTACACTGGCTTTGCCTTCGGTTGGGGCTATGAGCGCCTGGCAGTAATTAAGTATGGCTTAAATGATCTGCGAAGTTTGTGGCGGCCAAACTTTCGTTATTTGGAGCAGTTTTAG